In Gemmatimonadales bacterium, a genomic segment contains:
- a CDS encoding MFS transporter, translating into MASRNRTLALLALAELLGMSVWFTASALAPQLERAWSLSPGGAGWLTAAVQLGFVAGTAVAAVLNLADIVPPRAYFALAALAAAGCNLALLAAGGVAGALVSRFGTGFFLAGVYPPAMKMIATWYKDGRGFAIGTIVGALTVGKAMPYLVHGLERAGAAPVVVGSSAAAAVGGLLVLAAYRDGPHGFERRPFAWGLVATVARDQPTRLAIGGYLGHMWELYAMWTWIAVFLAGGAGFGARAGDIAGFAAIAVGGAGCVIGGRLADRYGRERLTIWAMAASGACGAVIGLGAAAAPALALAIALAWGFTVVADSAQFSALVTELAPAHAVGTALTLQTSLGFLLTMGSIQLVPRLVTAVGWRWAFVALAAGPAAGIAAMRRLRRMRAG; encoded by the coding sequence GTGGCGTCGCGTAACCGCACTCTCGCGTTGCTCGCGCTCGCCGAGCTGCTCGGCATGTCGGTATGGTTCACCGCCAGCGCGCTCGCGCCGCAGCTCGAGCGCGCCTGGTCGCTGAGCCCGGGCGGGGCGGGCTGGCTCACCGCCGCGGTGCAGCTGGGGTTCGTGGCGGGCACGGCGGTGGCCGCGGTGCTCAACCTGGCCGACATCGTGCCGCCGCGCGCGTACTTCGCGCTCGCCGCGCTCGCGGCGGCCGGCTGCAACCTGGCCCTGCTGGCGGCCGGGGGCGTCGCCGGCGCGCTGGTCTCGCGGTTCGGCACCGGCTTCTTCCTCGCGGGCGTCTACCCGCCGGCGATGAAGATGATCGCCACCTGGTACAAGGACGGCCGCGGCTTCGCGATCGGCACCATCGTCGGGGCCCTGACCGTGGGGAAGGCGATGCCCTACCTGGTCCACGGGCTCGAGCGCGCCGGTGCCGCGCCGGTCGTGGTCGGCTCGTCGGCGGCCGCGGCCGTGGGCGGGCTGCTGGTGCTCGCCGCCTACCGCGACGGCCCGCACGGGTTCGAGCGCCGGCCGTTCGCCTGGGGACTGGTGGCCACGGTGGCCCGGGACCAGCCGACCCGGCTCGCGATCGGCGGCTATCTCGGCCACATGTGGGAGCTGTACGCGATGTGGACGTGGATCGCCGTGTTTCTCGCGGGCGGCGCCGGCTTCGGCGCGCGCGCGGGCGACATCGCGGGGTTCGCCGCGATCGCGGTCGGCGGCGCGGGCTGCGTGATCGGCGGCCGGCTGGCGGACCGGTACGGGCGCGAGCGGCTCACGATCTGGGCGATGGCGGCGAGCGGCGCCTGTGGGGCCGTCATCGGACTCGGGGCCGCGGCGGCGCCGGCCCTCGCGCTCGCGATCGCGCTCGCGTGGGGCTTCACCGTCGTGGCCGACTCGGCACAGTTCAGCGCCCTGGTGACGGAGCTGGCGCCCGCGCACGCGGTGGGCACCGCCCTCACGCTCCAGACGTCGCTGGGCTTCCTGCTGACGATGGGCTCGATCCAGCTCGTCCCGCGGCTGGTGACGGCGGTCGGCTGGCGCTGGGCCTTCGTGGCGCTGGCGGCGGGACCGGCCGCGGGCATCGCCGCGATGCGACGGCTGCGCCGGATGCGGGCCGGCTGA
- a CDS encoding DoxX family protein encodes MIGFSSFERAAQRLTPLAATALRIALGWIFLRHGLMKIHMGVGGVTGFLAGLGFPVARAWAVVLIVLETFGAACVVAGLLTRFWAACFAVEMVVAITRAILPTGRAFELEGLLFAGALALVFLGDGWLALGQLIGGRKAD; translated from the coding sequence ATGATCGGATTCTCCTCGTTCGAGCGCGCGGCGCAGCGGCTGACGCCGCTCGCGGCCACCGCGTTGCGCATCGCCCTGGGCTGGATCTTCCTGCGGCACGGCCTGATGAAGATCCACATGGGGGTCGGCGGCGTGACCGGCTTCCTCGCCGGCCTGGGCTTCCCGGTGGCCCGGGCCTGGGCGGTGGTCCTGATCGTCCTCGAGACCTTCGGGGCCGCGTGCGTGGTCGCCGGGCTCCTCACGCGGTTCTGGGCCGCGTGCTTCGCCGTGGAGATGGTGGTCGCGATCACCCGGGCGATCCTGCCCACGGGGCGGGCCTTCGAGCTGGAGGGGCTGCTCTTCGCGGGCGCGCTGGCCCTCGTCTTCCTCGGCGACGGCTGGCTCGCCCTGGGGCAGCTGATCGGCGGCAGGAAGGCCGACTAG
- a CDS encoding glycoside hydrolase family 3 C-terminal domain-containing protein, translated as MRTLARLAPLLAFAAASACHSATGAAGSGIPAPTVGVAPASEPFRNPDLPLEARVADLVGRLTLEEKVGQMMNSAAAIPRLGIPAYDWWSEGLHGVAAAGRATVFPQAIGLAATWDTALMLRVATVIGIEARAKHNETIRRGAGASGLFQGLTFWSPNINIFRDPRWGRGMETYGEDPYLTGRMAVAFVKGMQGDDPRYLRVVSTPKHFAVHSGPDPLRHAFDAVVDARDLEETYLAAFGAAVAEGGAQSVMCAYNRVNGTPACADSLLLQQNLRARWHFDGYVVSDCDAVDDIRAGHKVAADEATAAAMALRAGDDLNCGSAYRSLVDAVHRGLIPEAEVDTALGRLIRARIRLGMFDPPDRVPYANIPYSENGSPDHRALALAATRKSIVLLKNDGTLPLRRGLGTIAVIGPNADDEETLLGNYNGLPADPVTPLAGIRAKVGTGTQVLYARGSDLAANTPSLLPIPASALVTDTGAAAKPGLTGMYFPNRTLAGAPVATRTDPQVRFDWWDVAPVPEITADSFSIRWTGWLVPPVTGRYALGVSALGLVRMYLDDSVLVQSGWPGTRSAGADLVAGTPRRIRIDFVGRQPNAMVHLIWGVPDPHLLDDAVATARRADAVVLCLGLSPRLEGEEMPVHVPGFEGGDRTSLDLPAPQEQLLEAVAATGKPVVLVLLNGSAVSVPWAAEHLPAIVEAWYPGQAAGTAIAEVLFGDYNPGGRLPVTVYRSVTQLPAFTDYRMAGRTYRFFRGDVLFPFGHGLSYTRFAYRDLRVPARLASGDTADVTVEVENAGALAGDEVVELYVTTPDTSARAPIRSLAAFQRITLAPGERRRVAFRLGPRALSAVDGAGRRAVVPGRYELSVGGKQPGMSGLADAATTEVLTARLEVVGGPVAVP; from the coding sequence ATGCGCACTCTCGCCCGGCTCGCGCCGCTCCTGGCCTTCGCGGCCGCGAGCGCCTGTCACTCCGCCACCGGCGCCGCCGGGTCGGGGATCCCGGCGCCGACCGTGGGCGTCGCGCCCGCTTCGGAGCCGTTCCGCAACCCGGATCTCCCGCTCGAGGCGCGGGTCGCCGACCTGGTGGGGCGGCTGACGCTCGAGGAGAAGGTCGGGCAGATGATGAACAGCGCGGCCGCCATCCCGCGCCTCGGCATTCCCGCCTACGACTGGTGGAGCGAGGGCCTCCACGGCGTCGCGGCCGCCGGGCGCGCCACGGTGTTCCCGCAGGCCATCGGCCTCGCGGCGACCTGGGACACGGCGCTGATGCTGCGGGTCGCGACGGTGATCGGGATCGAGGCGCGGGCGAAGCACAACGAGACCATCCGGCGCGGCGCGGGCGCGAGCGGCCTGTTCCAGGGCCTCACGTTCTGGTCCCCGAACATCAACATCTTCCGCGACCCCCGCTGGGGCCGCGGGATGGAGACCTACGGCGAGGACCCCTACCTCACCGGCCGGATGGCGGTGGCGTTCGTGAAGGGGATGCAGGGCGACGACCCGCGCTACCTGCGGGTCGTCTCCACGCCCAAGCACTTCGCCGTGCACAGCGGCCCCGATCCCCTGCGCCACGCCTTCGACGCCGTCGTGGACGCGCGCGACCTCGAGGAGACGTACCTCGCGGCCTTCGGCGCGGCGGTGGCCGAGGGCGGTGCCCAGTCGGTGATGTGCGCGTACAATCGCGTGAACGGCACGCCCGCATGCGCCGACTCGCTGCTGCTGCAGCAGAACCTGCGCGCGCGGTGGCACTTCGACGGCTACGTGGTCTCCGACTGCGACGCCGTGGACGACATCCGCGCCGGTCACAAGGTCGCCGCCGACGAGGCCACGGCCGCGGCCATGGCGCTCCGGGCCGGGGACGACCTCAACTGCGGCAGCGCGTACCGGAGCCTGGTGGACGCGGTGCACCGGGGCCTCATCCCGGAGGCGGAGGTGGACACCGCCCTGGGGCGCCTGATCCGCGCGAGGATCCGGCTGGGGATGTTCGACCCGCCGGACCGCGTGCCCTACGCCAACATCCCGTACTCCGAGAACGGCTCCCCGGACCACCGCGCGCTGGCCCTCGCGGCGACGCGGAAGTCCATCGTGCTCCTCAAGAACGACGGGACGCTGCCGCTGCGGCGCGGTCTCGGCACGATCGCGGTGATCGGTCCCAACGCCGACGACGAGGAAACGCTCCTCGGCAACTACAACGGCCTGCCCGCCGATCCCGTGACGCCGCTGGCGGGAATCCGGGCGAAGGTGGGCACCGGCACGCAGGTGCTGTACGCGCGCGGCAGTGATCTGGCGGCCAACACGCCGTCCCTCCTCCCGATCCCCGCTTCGGCGCTGGTCACGGACACCGGCGCCGCCGCGAAGCCGGGGCTCACGGGGATGTACTTCCCGAACCGCACGCTGGCCGGCGCGCCCGTGGCCACGCGCACCGACCCGCAGGTGCGCTTCGACTGGTGGGACGTGGCTCCGGTGCCGGAGATCACCGCCGATTCCTTCTCCATCCGCTGGACTGGCTGGCTCGTGCCGCCGGTCACCGGCCGCTACGCCCTCGGCGTGAGCGCGCTGGGCCTGGTGCGTATGTACCTCGACGACTCGGTGCTGGTGCAGAGCGGCTGGCCGGGCACGCGCTCGGCGGGCGCGGACCTCGTGGCGGGAACGCCGCGCCGGATCCGCATCGACTTCGTCGGCCGGCAGCCCAACGCCATGGTGCACCTGATCTGGGGCGTCCCGGATCCGCACCTGCTGGACGACGCGGTCGCCACGGCGCGGCGGGCCGACGCCGTCGTGCTGTGCCTCGGCCTGTCGCCGCGGCTGGAGGGCGAGGAGATGCCCGTGCACGTGCCCGGCTTCGAGGGCGGCGACCGGACCAGCCTCGACCTGCCGGCGCCGCAGGAGCAGCTGCTCGAGGCGGTGGCGGCGACGGGCAAGCCGGTCGTGCTCGTGCTGCTCAACGGGTCGGCCGTGTCGGTGCCCTGGGCCGCCGAGCACCTGCCCGCGATCGTCGAGGCATGGTACCCCGGCCAGGCGGCGGGCACGGCCATCGCCGAGGTGCTGTTCGGCGACTACAACCCCGGCGGCCGTTTGCCGGTCACCGTTTACCGGTCGGTGACGCAGCTGCCCGCGTTCACGGACTACCGGATGGCGGGACGGACTTACCGCTTCTTCCGGGGCGACGTGCTGTTCCCGTTCGGCCACGGGCTCAGCTATACGCGGTTCGCGTACCGCGACCTGCGGGTGCCCGCACGGCTCGCGTCCGGTGACACGGCCGACGTCACGGTCGAGGTGGAGAACGCGGGCGCGCTGGCGGGCGACGAGGTGGTCGAGCTGTACGTCACGACGCCCGACACCAGCGCGCGGGCGCCGATCCGCTCGCTGGCGGCTTTCCAGCGGATCACGCTCGCGCCCGGCGAGCGGCGGCGCGTCGCGTTCCGGCTCGGGCCGCGCGCGCTCTCGGCGGTGGACGGGGCCGGACGGCGGGCGGTGGTGCCCGGGCGCTACGAGCTGAGCGTGGGCGGCAAGCAGCCGGGGATGAGCGGACTCGCCGACGCGGCCACGACCGAGGTGCTCACCGCGCGCCTCGAGGTCGTCGGCGGGCCGGTCGCCGTGCCGTAG
- the chrA gene encoding chromate efflux transporter yields the protein MTSTARARLGELARLFLKLGTVGFGGPAAHIAMMEDEVVRRRRWLSREEFLDYVGATNLIPGPNSTEMAIHVGRARAGTPGLIVAGACFIAPAVLVVGAIAWAYVRFGTLPAAAGVLYGVKPVVIAVVLQALWGLGRTAVKSWWLAALGAAAAAAAALGVHELLVLAGALVLGTLRGRASEPGTGARSLGLATASGAGVAGAPVVVAGGVGAAALGLWPLFGIFLKVGAVLFGSGYVLLAFLRADLVSRLHWLTERQLLDAVAVGQVTPGPVFTTATFVGYVLRGVPGAAVATVGIFLPAFVYVALSGVLLPRLRRSSVARSALDGLNVASLALMAVVTWQLAAAALIDPWTGVLAAAAAVLLLRWRVNASWLVLGGGVAGLLLRSLA from the coding sequence GTGACGTCGACCGCTCGCGCGCGCCTCGGCGAGCTGGCGCGCCTGTTCCTGAAGCTCGGCACCGTCGGGTTCGGCGGCCCTGCCGCGCACATCGCCATGATGGAGGACGAGGTCGTGCGGCGGCGGCGCTGGCTGTCGCGCGAGGAGTTCCTCGACTACGTGGGCGCCACCAACCTGATCCCCGGCCCCAACTCCACGGAGATGGCGATCCACGTCGGCCGCGCCCGCGCGGGGACGCCGGGGCTGATCGTGGCGGGAGCGTGCTTCATCGCGCCCGCGGTGCTCGTCGTCGGCGCCATCGCCTGGGCGTACGTGCGGTTCGGGACGCTGCCCGCCGCCGCCGGCGTGCTGTACGGCGTCAAGCCGGTCGTCATCGCCGTGGTCCTGCAGGCGCTGTGGGGCCTGGGGCGCACGGCCGTGAAGTCGTGGTGGCTCGCGGCCCTCGGCGCGGCGGCGGCGGCCGCCGCGGCGCTGGGCGTGCACGAGCTGCTCGTCCTGGCCGGCGCGCTCGTGCTCGGCACGCTGCGGGGGCGGGCGTCCGAGCCGGGGACGGGAGCGCGCTCCCTCGGCCTCGCGACGGCCTCGGGCGCGGGCGTCGCGGGCGCGCCCGTCGTCGTGGCCGGCGGCGTCGGGGCGGCCGCGCTCGGCTTGTGGCCGCTGTTCGGCATCTTCCTCAAGGTCGGCGCCGTGCTGTTCGGCTCCGGCTACGTGCTGCTGGCGTTCCTGCGTGCCGACCTGGTCTCGCGCCTGCACTGGCTCACCGAGCGCCAGCTGCTGGACGCCGTGGCGGTCGGGCAGGTCACGCCCGGCCCGGTGTTCACCACCGCCACCTTCGTGGGCTACGTGCTGCGCGGCGTCCCCGGGGCCGCGGTCGCCACCGTCGGCATCTTCCTGCCCGCCTTCGTGTACGTCGCGCTCAGCGGCGTCCTGCTCCCGCGGCTCCGGCGCTCCAGCGTGGCGCGCTCGGCCCTGGACGGCCTGAACGTCGCGTCGCTCGCGCTGATGGCGGTGGTGACCTGGCAGCTGGCCGCGGCGGCGCTGATCGATCCGTGGACCGGGGTCCTGGCGGCGGCGGCCGCGGTGCTGCTGCTGCGCTGGCGGGTGAATGCGTCGTGGCTGGTGCTGGGAGGCGGTGTGGCGGGTCTGCTGCTGCGCTCGCTCGCCTAG
- a CDS encoding YncE family protein, whose protein sequence is MNRITLGALLAAALATPAWQPAPPEAGAAPVLTTVADVPLPGPAVRFDDQSLDLRSDRLYIAHMGADQIVVFNVKSRRVEGTIDGVPGVTGVWAVPDLGRVYASVSRLHHVAVIDARSLRVVARVGDVGFPDGIAYAPDQGKVYVSDAAGGGELVIDARASRVAGTIPLGGEAGNTVYDPGSRCILVAAQTRNQLWVIDPAGDRVLGRFDLQGGARPHGMVIDAARRLAFVANEGDATLLTVNLRNMKVVGQASVGQGPDVLALDPGWGRLYVASEIGTVAVFSEAGGGLVREGEIHIPNAHSVAVDPRTHLVYLPLENVGGRPLLRIMAGTPPAR, encoded by the coding sequence ATGAACCGCATCACCCTGGGCGCGCTGCTCGCGGCCGCGCTCGCCACACCCGCCTGGCAGCCGGCCCCGCCGGAAGCGGGCGCGGCGCCGGTCCTCACGACGGTGGCCGACGTCCCGCTGCCGGGGCCCGCGGTGCGGTTCGACGACCAGAGCCTCGACCTCCGCTCCGACCGCCTGTACATCGCCCACATGGGCGCGGACCAGATCGTGGTGTTCAACGTGAAGAGCCGGCGCGTCGAGGGCACCATCGACGGAGTCCCCGGGGTCACCGGCGTGTGGGCGGTGCCCGACCTCGGACGCGTGTACGCCTCGGTCAGCCGCCTGCATCACGTGGCCGTCATCGACGCGCGGTCGCTGCGGGTCGTCGCGCGCGTCGGCGACGTCGGGTTCCCCGACGGCATCGCCTACGCCCCGGACCAGGGCAAGGTGTACGTCTCGGACGCCGCGGGCGGCGGGGAGCTCGTGATCGATGCGCGGGCCAGCCGCGTCGCCGGCACGATCCCGCTCGGCGGCGAGGCCGGCAACACCGTGTACGACCCGGGCTCGCGGTGCATCCTGGTCGCGGCGCAGACCCGCAACCAGCTGTGGGTCATCGATCCCGCCGGCGACCGGGTGCTGGGCCGCTTCGATCTCCAGGGCGGGGCGCGCCCGCACGGGATGGTCATCGACGCGGCACGGCGCCTCGCGTTCGTCGCCAACGAGGGCGACGCCACGCTCCTCACCGTCAACCTCAGGAACATGAAGGTCGTCGGCCAGGCGTCGGTCGGCCAGGGACCGGACGTCCTCGCGCTCGATCCCGGCTGGGGGCGGCTGTACGTGGCGTCGGAGATCGGCACCGTGGCGGTGTTCTCGGAGGCCGGCGGCGGGCTGGTGCGCGAAGGTGAGATCCACATCCCCAACGCGCACTCGGTGGCCGTCGACCCGCGCACCCACCTCGTCTACCTGCCGCTCGAGAACGTGGGTGGGCGCCCGCTGCTGCGCATCATGGCCGGCACGCCGCCGGCGCGCTAG
- a CDS encoding cupredoxin domain-containing protein yields MPFASRFPAVPLAGTLLLLAAVESGCAGPGRPASAYRPVTRNVTVTAVPLLTREMQRIYPFLARDFAAGGVLAGREVYAFEPGTITAVEGDTLALTLVNPEDDAHSFVLPGLAVEMPGQSTVTATWVAARAGLYRYSCAVPAHLPYMVGTVVVLPAAAFPAR; encoded by the coding sequence GTGCCGTTCGCGTCGCGGTTCCCGGCCGTGCCCCTCGCGGGCACCCTGCTCCTGCTCGCCGCCGTCGAGAGCGGCTGCGCCGGGCCGGGCCGGCCCGCGTCCGCGTACCGGCCCGTCACGCGCAACGTCACCGTCACGGCGGTCCCGCTGCTCACCCGGGAGATGCAGCGCATCTACCCGTTCCTCGCGCGCGACTTCGCCGCGGGCGGCGTGCTGGCGGGCAGGGAGGTGTACGCGTTCGAGCCGGGCACCATCACGGCCGTGGAAGGCGACACGCTCGCGCTGACGCTGGTCAATCCCGAGGACGACGCCCACTCGTTCGTGCTGCCGGGGCTCGCCGTGGAGATGCCGGGGCAATCCACCGTGACGGCGACCTGGGTGGCGGCCCGGGCGGGCCTGTACCGCTACAGCTGCGCCGTTCCGGCCCACCTGCCCTACATGGTCGGGACGGTGGTGGTGCTTCCGGCGGCCGCCTTCCCGGCGCGGTGA
- a CDS encoding M1 family aminopeptidase: MRQLQAHAARLALACAAAAAALALAARGAAAQRPTGIVGAYLPPRTWAAPPHGFDLLHQRIAVRFDLARRAVAGTVTTRVVVAGQPTDTVRLDAENLTIDEATAAGRRLRFSADTAHVTVRLAARAAVGDTVEFALRYHGNPERGIYFVPRARIVWSQGEATETRAWVPTYDAPDDKATWELLVSADTGLVVLSNGRLVDTTAAAGGQKVWHWSQERPASTYLYSVVVGPLTVLRDQWRGVPVDYWVYPDTVQAAWRTFGETPAMIELFSRLLVPFPWAKYDQAAIPDFTYGGMENVSATTQTDEALHSAAGEPENSGRGLVAHELAHQWFGDLTTTADWADAWLNEGMATYLESVQAEMTRGRDAGELEWIGQQQQAMQADRMQARPLVWGRYQGTDPINLFFTGHIYPKGAQLAHQLRRLLGDSLFWAGLRRFLTDNAYRPVTTADYAVAFEKTCGCDLDWFFDQWAYGIGYPVVHWSRHWAADLKTLHLIVAQTQPVDSLHPLFRFPVTLRVVTRDSVVRQQITITKQADTFAIPLPGAPLSVRFDEGGWLLGRVTSDLTPAELADVAMHDLDVSARWWALDQLASSQDGAAAAARRFMVLNDHEADLRSMALGQMDHDTTAEGRAVVRAALNDPDSGVRAQALETLAALDLPAAAAAARGIYGGDPSDRVRSTALALLARDGNPEVLPLVETAAEPGHSGWLRRTALFRLPRFHVPEAAVALERLTAPGEARDVRSSALALLPQQGDTARAVALATRFLDDPDPLFAADAVRLLARVGGAPARVLLLRRYASEPRVRVRSAISEVLHP, from the coding sequence ATGCGCCAGCTCCAGGCCCACGCCGCCCGTCTCGCCCTCGCCTGCGCCGCGGCGGCCGCCGCCCTGGCCCTCGCGGCCCGCGGCGCGGCCGCGCAGCGGCCCACGGGCATCGTGGGCGCCTACCTGCCGCCGCGCACCTGGGCCGCGCCGCCGCACGGGTTCGACCTGCTGCACCAGCGGATCGCGGTGCGCTTCGACCTCGCGCGGCGGGCGGTCGCGGGAACGGTCACGACCCGCGTGGTCGTCGCAGGCCAGCCCACCGACACGGTCCGCCTCGACGCGGAGAACCTCACGATCGACGAGGCCACGGCCGCCGGCCGCCGCCTCCGGTTCAGCGCCGACACCGCCCACGTGACGGTGCGCCTCGCCGCGCGCGCCGCCGTCGGCGACACCGTCGAGTTCGCGCTGCGCTACCACGGAAACCCGGAGCGCGGCATCTACTTCGTGCCGCGCGCGCGGATCGTGTGGTCGCAGGGCGAGGCCACGGAGACGCGGGCCTGGGTGCCCACCTACGACGCGCCGGACGACAAGGCCACCTGGGAGCTGCTGGTGAGCGCCGATACCGGGCTCGTGGTGCTGTCGAACGGCCGGCTGGTGGACACGACCGCGGCGGCGGGCGGGCAGAAGGTCTGGCACTGGAGCCAGGAGCGGCCGGCCTCGACCTATCTGTACTCGGTGGTCGTGGGGCCGCTCACCGTGCTTCGCGACCAGTGGCGCGGCGTGCCCGTGGACTACTGGGTGTACCCGGACACCGTGCAGGCCGCGTGGCGCACCTTCGGCGAAACGCCGGCGATGATCGAGCTGTTCTCGCGGCTGCTGGTGCCGTTCCCCTGGGCCAAGTACGACCAGGCGGCGATCCCCGACTTCACCTACGGCGGCATGGAGAACGTGTCGGCCACGACCCAGACCGACGAGGCGCTGCATTCGGCCGCCGGCGAGCCCGAGAACAGCGGCCGCGGCCTGGTGGCCCACGAGCTGGCGCACCAGTGGTTCGGCGACCTCACCACGACGGCCGACTGGGCCGACGCGTGGCTCAACGAGGGGATGGCCACCTACCTCGAGTCCGTCCAGGCGGAGATGACCCGGGGCCGCGACGCCGGCGAGCTGGAGTGGATCGGGCAGCAGCAGCAGGCGATGCAGGCGGACCGGATGCAGGCGCGGCCGCTGGTGTGGGGGCGTTACCAGGGCACCGACCCGATCAACCTGTTCTTCACCGGCCACATCTATCCCAAGGGCGCGCAGCTCGCGCACCAGCTCCGCCGGCTGCTGGGCGACTCCCTGTTCTGGGCCGGCCTCAGGCGGTTCCTCACCGACAATGCCTACCGGCCGGTGACCACGGCGGACTACGCCGTCGCGTTCGAAAAGACCTGCGGCTGCGACCTGGACTGGTTCTTCGACCAGTGGGCGTACGGCATCGGATACCCGGTCGTGCACTGGTCCCGGCACTGGGCCGCGGACCTCAAGACGCTGCACCTGATCGTGGCACAGACCCAGCCGGTGGATTCGCTGCACCCGCTGTTCCGCTTCCCGGTCACCTTGCGGGTCGTGACGCGCGACTCGGTCGTGCGCCAGCAGATCACGATCACGAAGCAGGCCGATACGTTCGCCATCCCCCTGCCGGGCGCGCCCCTCTCGGTGCGGTTCGACGAGGGCGGCTGGCTCCTCGGCCGGGTCACGAGCGACCTGACGCCGGCCGAGCTGGCGGACGTGGCGATGCACGATCTCGACGTGTCGGCGCGCTGGTGGGCGCTGGATCAGCTGGCCTCCTCTCAGGACGGCGCGGCGGCGGCGGCGCGCCGCTTCATGGTGCTGAACGACCACGAGGCCGACCTGCGGAGCATGGCGCTGGGGCAGATGGATCACGACACGACGGCCGAGGGCCGCGCCGTGGTGCGTGCGGCGCTGAACGATCCCGACAGCGGGGTCCGCGCCCAGGCGCTCGAGACGCTCGCCGCCCTCGACCTGCCGGCGGCGGCCGCCGCGGCCCGCGGCATCTACGGGGGCGACCCCAGCGACCGGGTGCGGAGCACGGCGCTCGCCCTGCTGGCGCGCGACGGCAACCCCGAGGTCCTGCCGCTGGTCGAGACCGCCGCGGAGCCCGGCCACTCGGGATGGCTGCGCCGCACGGCCCTGTTCCGGCTGCCCCGGTTCCACGTGCCGGAGGCGGCCGTCGCCCTGGAGCGGCTGACCGCGCCCGGCGAGGCACGGGACGTCAGGTCGTCCGCCCTCGCGCTGCTGCCGCAGCAGGGCGACACCGCCCGCGCCGTCGCCCTCGCGACGCGCTTCCTCGACGACCCCGATCCGCTGTTCGCCGCGGACGCGGTCCGCCTGCTCGCCCGCGTGGGCGGCGCGCCCGCGCGGGTACTCCTGCTCCGGCGCTACGCGAGCGAGCCGCGGGTCCGGGTCCGTTCCGCCATCTCGGAGGTTCTGCACCCATGA